One Setaria viridis chromosome 7, Setaria_viridis_v4.0, whole genome shotgun sequence genomic region harbors:
- the LOC117863541 gene encoding NAD(P)H-dependent 6'-deoxychalcone synthase, which translates to MASAGRTATAAAVPEDVPLRSSAARPMPAVGMGTASPTPVAHEATKEAVLAAIEVGFRHLDTACMYGTERPLGEAVAEAVRRGLVQSREELFVTSKLWCTQNHPDLVLPSLRETLKNLQMEYLDLYLIHWPVSIKPMPITFPNKKEDAVPFDVEGVWRAMEECQRLGLAKAIGVSNFTTRHLDKLLAVATIPPAVNQVELNPAWQQRTLRAYCAEKGIHVAAYSPLGGQNWSGSGEGNAVLESEVLAEIAKARGKTVAQVSLRWTHEQGVTWIVKSYNKERLEENIDIFGWELTDEDRHKISQIPQKKCVTATALFSPEGEFPSVGLSDMDIVEE; encoded by the exons ATGGCCTCGGCGGGCAGGACGGCcactgcggcggcggtgccggaggATGTGCCCCTACGTTCCAGCGCCGCGAGGCCGATGCCGGCCGTCGGAATGGGCACGGCGTCGCCGACCCCCGTGGCGCACGAGGCCACCAAGGAGGCGGTGCTGGCGGCCATCGAGGTGGGGTTCCGCCACCTCGACACCGCCTGCATGTACGGCACGGAGAGGCCGCTCGGCGAGGCCGTGGCGGAGGCGGTGCGGCGCGGGCTCGTCCAGTCCCGGGAGGAGCTGTTCGTCACCTCCAAGCTGTGGTGCACGCAGAACCACCCGGACCtcgtgctcccctccctccgggAGACCCTCAA GAACCTGCAGATGGAGTACCTGGACCTGTACCTGATCCACTGGCCGGTCTCCATCAAGCCCATGCCAATAACTTTCCCGAACAAGAAGGAGGACGCCGTGCCGTTCGACGTCGAGGGCGTGTGGCGCGCGATGGAGGAGTGCCAGCGTCTGGGCCTTGCCAAGGCGATCGGCGTCAGCAACTTCACCACCAGGCACCTCGACAAGCTCCTGGCCGTCGCCACCATCCCTCCCGCCGTGAACCAGGTGGAGCTGAACCCGGCGTGGCAGCAGCGCACGCTGAGGGCCTACTGCGCCGAGAAGGGCATCCACGTCGCGGCGTACTCGCCGCTGGGAGGTCAGAACTGGTCCGGATCCGGGGAAGGCAACGCCGTGCTGGAGTCCGAGGTGCTCGCGGAGATAGCCAAAGCAAGAGGGAAAACCGTGGCACAG GTGTCGTTGAGATGGACACATGAGCAGGGAGTGACTTGGATCGTCAAGAGCTACAACAAGGAGAGGCTCGAGGAAAACATCGACATCTTCGGCTGGGAGCTGACCGATGAAGACCGGCACAAGATCAGCCAGATCCCGCAGAAGAAGTGTGTCACGGCTACAGCCCTGTTCTCGCCGGAGGGCGAGTTCCCGTCGGTTGGTCTTTCGGACATGGACATTGTAGAGGAATAG
- the LOC117863539 gene encoding probable NAD(P)H-dependent oxidoreductase 1 isoform X2 — protein MASPPRMASARSPKIPEFPAGPAGRPVPAVGLGTASFPLVEEDVRAAVLAALELGYRHLDTASLYRSERAVGEAVAEAARRGVVASREEVFVTTKVWCTQCHPELVLPSLRESLQNLQMEYVDLYLVHWPMAVKPSKPHFPMKREDMVPMDLGGVWQAMEECHRLGLAKMIGVSNFTTRKLKELLATANVPPAVNQISLRWIYEQGASMVVKSWKQERLKENTEIFDWELSDEDRLKISQMPQHKMARVTGILCPEGVSSVDITEVDVVEM, from the exons atGGCATCGCCACCACGGATGGCCAGCGCTCGCTCCCCCAAGATCCCAGAGTTTCCAGCGGGCCCTGCCGGGCGGCCGGTGCCGGCGGTGGGGCTCGGCACGGCATCGTTCCCGCTCGTGGAGGAAGATGTCagggccgccgtcctcgccgcgctgGAGCTCGGCTACCGCCACCTCGACACCGCTTCGCTCTACCGCTCCGAGCGGGCCGTCGGCGAGGCCGTGGCcgaggcggcgcgccgcggTGTCGTGGCGTCCAGGGAGGAGGTGTTCGTGACGACCAAGGTGTGGTGCACGCAGTGCCACCCGGAGCTCGTGCTCCCTTCCCTCAGGGAGAGTTTGCA GAACCTTCAAATGGAATATGTGGATTTGTACCTGGTCCATTGGCCCATGGCTGTAAAACCAAGCAAGCCCCACTTCCCAATGAAGAGGGAGGACATGGTGCCGATGGACCTGGGCGGCGTCTGGCAGGCAATGGAGGAATGCCATCGCCTGGGCCTTGCTAAGATGATCGGCGTTAGCAATTTCACGACAAGGAAGCTCAAGGAGCTGCTTGCAACCGCAAATGTCCCCCCAGCAGTGAATCAG ATTTCGCTGAGATGGATCTACGAGCAAGGCGCAAGCATGGTGGTGAAGAGCTGGAAACAGGAGAGGCTCAAGGAGAACACCGAGATCTTCGACTGGGAACTCAGCGACGAGGACCGGCTGAAGATAAGTCAGATGCCACAGCACAAAATGGCCAGAGTGACGGGAATCCTCTGCCCCGAAGGCGTCTCCAGCGTGGATATCACCGAGGTCGATGTCGTTGAAATGTAA
- the LOC117863539 gene encoding deoxymugineic acid synthase 1-D isoform X1, which yields MASPPRMASARSPKIPEFPAGPAGRPVPAVGLGTASFPLVEEDVRAAVLAALELGYRHLDTASLYRSERAVGEAVAEAARRGVVASREEVFVTTKVWCTQCHPELVLPSLRESLQNLQMEYVDLYLVHWPMAVKPSKPHFPMKREDMVPMDLGGVWQAMEECHRLGLAKMIGVSNFTTRKLKELLATANVPPAVNQVELNPSWQQRKLIEFCKDKGIHVTAYSPLGGQFRSKVLPSKVLDGIAKARGKSVAQISLRWIYEQGASMVVKSWKQERLKENTEIFDWELSDEDRLKISQMPQHKMARVTGILCPEGVSSVDITEVDVVEM from the exons atGGCATCGCCACCACGGATGGCCAGCGCTCGCTCCCCCAAGATCCCAGAGTTTCCAGCGGGCCCTGCCGGGCGGCCGGTGCCGGCGGTGGGGCTCGGCACGGCATCGTTCCCGCTCGTGGAGGAAGATGTCagggccgccgtcctcgccgcgctgGAGCTCGGCTACCGCCACCTCGACACCGCTTCGCTCTACCGCTCCGAGCGGGCCGTCGGCGAGGCCGTGGCcgaggcggcgcgccgcggTGTCGTGGCGTCCAGGGAGGAGGTGTTCGTGACGACCAAGGTGTGGTGCACGCAGTGCCACCCGGAGCTCGTGCTCCCTTCCCTCAGGGAGAGTTTGCA GAACCTTCAAATGGAATATGTGGATTTGTACCTGGTCCATTGGCCCATGGCTGTAAAACCAAGCAAGCCCCACTTCCCAATGAAGAGGGAGGACATGGTGCCGATGGACCTGGGCGGCGTCTGGCAGGCAATGGAGGAATGCCATCGCCTGGGCCTTGCTAAGATGATCGGCGTTAGCAATTTCACGACAAGGAAGCTCAAGGAGCTGCTTGCAACCGCAAATGTCCCCCCAGCAGTGAATCAG GTCGAATTAAATCCATCTTGGCAACAGCGGAAACTAATTGAGTTCTGCAAAGATAAGGGTATTCATGTGACTGCTTATTCTCCCTTGGGAGGCCAATTTAGATCCAAAGTACTACCGTCTAAGGTTCTAGATGGGATTGCGAAGGCTAGAGGGAAGTCGGTGGCTCAG ATTTCGCTGAGATGGATCTACGAGCAAGGCGCAAGCATGGTGGTGAAGAGCTGGAAACAGGAGAGGCTCAAGGAGAACACCGAGATCTTCGACTGGGAACTCAGCGACGAGGACCGGCTGAAGATAAGTCAGATGCCACAGCACAAAATGGCCAGAGTGACGGGAATCCTCTGCCCCGAAGGCGTCTCCAGCGTGGATATCACCGAGGTCGATGTCGTTGAAATGTAA